The nucleotide sequence ATCAAACCGCCGGGCCAGCCCGCATGCAGAATGTTGAGGTAATGCGTTTTCTTGTGGGGGTAGAGTGTCGCCACCAGGGGGTTGATCACCGCTTCACACAGGCCGTTGGCGACAGCGAACATGAACATGCCGACGTACAGGCACCAGTAAGTCGCACCTTTACCAGCGGCTTCGAAAACCGGTGTGGCTGCGAAGGTGATCAAAGCAGATAGAACATGCAGAATGAACGCCAGCAGCAGGATCGGTTTGTAACCAACATTGTCAGTAATCAGACTGGCTAACAGAATCACAATTCCGAAACCAACCAGTCCGCCGCCAGTGATTGTTCCCAGTTCAAATTTGGTAAATCCATACTGGGCACCCCAGTCAGCCAGGATACCTCCACGAATGGCAAACCCCACGCCGGCGGCGATGAGCGTCATAAAACTCGCAATAAACAGTGGTTTATTGTTGTTCATAGTTGCGACTTCTTTGAATGAATGAGGGCGAGTGGTTTAGGTGCAACGTGTTCTGCAAGAGTTCTAAATTCAAAAGCGGATCGATCGGATTGCTGATCAGGAATGGATGCTTTGAATGGTCTTGTTCACACAACGGTAACTCATAACGACCGTTCGTGAGAAGGAAAGGATCTCGATGAACAGACCGATATCAGTATCAGCAACGCCAGATTCTAACCAACCCGGATCGAGATTTCCACAACACGTATGCAGGAATGTGAATGTTTATCAGATTCGCTATGCGTCACCGGTGGCTGTCAATCCGCTTGCGCAAAATCAGTAATTTGTCTCGACGTTCCGCTTCAACCTGATCGGGCAGACTTAACTTTTGACCAGACAATGTCAGTTCCTGCAACCGCTGCCAGTGATCAAAGCCCATCCTTCTGCGGGACCAGTTCATTTTCTGCCAGATCTTCAGGAAACACTGTCGGACGAGGTAATCGGGACTGTCCTGCAAGACCAGACAGTCGAGCCGCCAGGTCTCCTGGTTCTGATCGAGTGTAGCGGCTTTCAATATCTGGTCGACTTCTGCATTGAGGACACAGGTCACTTCTTCCGCCTGCTGCGACAATCGCTGAATGGACTGTACTACGTTGGGATTGAATTCTTTTTTTAATAAAGGTAACAGTTGATGGCGGATTCGATTGCGGGTGAAACTGGTGTCCGCATTGCTTTCGTCATTCCGGTATTCCTGGCCACATACGTTCAGAAATTCCACGACTTCTTCACGACTGATCTGCAACAGCGGGCGAATCAGATGCAGACCCTGCTGTAAGACCCGGGTCTGGGGAATTCCTCTCAGTCCTGTGATACCTGTCCCGCGAATAATGTGATGGAGCACCGTTTCAGCCTGATCATCCAGGGTATGTGCGACGGCAATCTGCGTGCACTGTTCTGCAATCGCAACCCGGGTGAGAAAACCATACCGTGCTGTGCGGCACTGTTCTTCCAGGCCGGAATCAGGCCCCTGATTCAGCTCCTGTTTCTCGGTCACACAGGGGAGTGAGAGACGCCGGCATTCCTGTTTCAGCCACTCCGCATCTTCATCAGAGGCGGTTCCTCGCAGGCCATGATTCAAATGGGCGATCACCAGTCCATCGGGAGGGATCAGCGATTCGGAAGACTGCGCCAGACACTTCAGTGCTCGTAACAAAGCCATGCTGTCCGCGCCTCCGGATACGGCGATCAACGTGCGTTGCGCAGGTGATTTTTGATGTGAACTAATGTTGGGAGCAGGGTTTGATTCGTCCTGAATCCGTTGCTGGCAGGTAAGTAATCCGCGTTTCACGGTCTGGATAAACTGATTCATCGGAAACGGGAATTCTGCAAAGCGGGTTAAGGCCGGAAACGGAGCACCCCGCGGGTGTCGGTTCGAGATTGGACTTTCAGGCAATATTTCTGACTATATACTATCGAAACCGGAAATGTCTTGTTACCATAAAAAAGGAATTTTACGAGAAGTTATCACTGTCATTCAAGTTACACTCACACTCAGCTTCCTTTTCGATGGTTATTGAACTTTACGAATTGGCAGATGTTTGTCGTTTTTTTCTGGATGTTCTGGAGTTGGCTTTTCATAATAGTTTCATTGTTTATTTATTTTTAGGTTTCCTTTCGGCATTTCAAAGTTTGACAGGGAGCATTGTCGCAAGCGGGTATTATCACTTAACTTTAAGTGGAGTACTCTTTGTGATTTAAGAGTTTCTAAAGTAGACCCGGTTTCAGTTGAGTTGGAGAATCAACAATGTCTGGTATTCTCAATGAGACAATTCTAGCAATTTATGTTCTGCTCACCAGAGCGGTGCGCGTATTGCCGACGCTGATGCAACCATGGAAATCGACTCGTTCCGCGAGCGATTTCTATCCGCAAGTTGAGTCGTTGACTCAGCAGGCAGAGGAAAATGAAATGATGCGTCGAGTCTTGTCTTGTCTGGGGATCGAACAGCGGTTACGTGTGCCAGTCAAGGTGCGCTCTGACCAATGGTGCTTTAAGCGTCGTTAAAAGGTAAAAAGCACGGGCCATATGTTTGTTGAAAGCGTATTATCTTTTTTCCGGACTGCTTGAGGTTTCGCCATGCCTTTGATTTCATTTCTTTTATCAGGCATGCAAAATCGAGGAACTCCCTGACGCTCCTGTCATTCTCATGAAATTCCTGACAACATGATTTGTATCGATCTGATTGAATTCGCTTGCGGGTGAGTTCAGGGAGATACAATTTTGTCTCTGTCGAATATCAACGCCAAATGGTATCAGGCAGGAAAGGGGCTTTCACTATAGGCGCATAGGAAGCACCTGGGATATGTTAACCGAAGTCGCTATCGGAGCGGCCCTGGCGTTCATTGTCGGGGTCATTATTGGGTATTTCATTGATCGGATCCGTCGCGGGTCTGCCTACCAGTCTTATGCTCAGATTCTGAAACAGGCCGAGCTCGATTCAGAAAACCTGCTCAAAAGCCAGAAGCTGGAAGCGAAAGAGGAACTGCTTAAACGGCGTGAGGCGCTGGAAGAGGAAGTCAACAAGCAACGGGAAGAGCTATGGTCCGTCGAAAAGAAACTCAGCAAACGCGAAAATGCGCTGGAAGATCAGCAGGCTGATTTTCTTAAAAAAGAGGCGATGATTCAGACCACACAGTCAAAGCTCGCCGCCCGCTCCAAAGCTGTGGAAGCACGCGAGCAGGAGCTGGAACGTTCTCTGAAGAAACAGCAGGAAGAACTGTTTAAGATCAGTGGCCTGGATCGGGAGACCGCTTCGCAGATGCTGCTGGATCGACTGGATAATGATCTGAAAAACGAAACGGGTGCTTTGATTATGAAGCACCAGAACGAGTTGAAGCAGACCTGTGATAAAATTGCCCGCGAGACGATTGGCATGGCCGTGCAGCGTTTCGCTTCCGGTCACGTGGCGGAAACAACTGTTTCCACAGTCGAACTGCCTGAAGAAGAAATGAAAGGTCGGATTATCGGTCGTGAAGGGCGCAACATCCGTGCCTTTGAAAAAGCGACCGGAGTCGATGTGATTGTGGATGACACTCCCGGCGTTGTTGTGGTTTCCGCTTTTGATAACGTCCGCCGCCAGATCGGTAAAATGTCATTGCAGAAACTGGTCAACGATGGACGAATCCATCCTGCACGAATCGAAGAAGTGGTCGAAGAGACCCAGAAAGAGCTGGAAGAATATATTCAGACCATGGGGCAGAATGCCTGCCAGGAAGTGAATATTTCCGGCGTGAATCCCAAACTGATCGATCTGCTGGGACGTCTGCATTTCCGCACCAGTTACAGCCAGAACGTGCTTCGGCACTCGATTGAAGTCTCAGCTTTGACCGGCATGATGGCGGAGCAACTCGGTCTGGACGGGACCATCGCCCGACGATGTGGTCTGTTTCATGACATCGGTAAAGCAGCTGACCATGAGATGGAAGGGGGGCACCCTGCTGTCGGGGCGCAGTTACTGAAACGCTATGGTGAATCTCAGGAAGTGGTGCATGCTGCTGCCGGCCATCATGATGATATTCGTCCTGATTATATCTACACCGTACTTGTGGCTGCTGCAGACGCCTGTTCTGCATCGCGTCCTGGAGCACGGCGAGATACTCTCGAGAAATATGTCCGTCGACTCGAAGAGCTGGAAACCCTGGTTTGTGGTTTTCCAGGCGTGGACCATACTTATGCCATTCAGGCGGGCCGTGAAGTCCGGGTGATTGTTGACTCCGATCAGGTGAATGACCGGGAAGCGGCAAAGATGTGTAAAGATATTGCCAAGGCTATTGAGGATACACTGACTTATCCCGGAGAGATTCGCGTGACCGTCATGCGGGAAGCACGCACTGTGGAATATGCACGCTAAGACCGGGAAGGGGAGTCGTTTCCACTTTGATGCAGATTGGCCTGCATCTGGGCGGCGATGGCTCTTTCGTTTTCACCAGTCTGGCGTAGAAGTGCATTGATGACTTTTTGCTGGCGTTCTGCAGAATGGTTCTGATTGAGTTTGAATTTTCCTTCAATTCGCTCAATCTGTATCCTGAAGCCGACAATCGCCGGCAATAAAGAATCCACAAAATCAATGTCCGAATCGGGTATCGACCATGGTACTGGTTGAGTTGCCTCATAGAAGGCAACATATTGATCGAGAATCCGTTTCAGTTGAGCTGGATCAGTCTCAAGTGTGCAGGAACCATATACGTGTACTGCCTGATAATTCCAGGTGGGAACCGTGTGGTCCGATTCATACCAGGCTGGAGAAATATAAGCATGCGGTCCATAAAAGATCATCAGCAGACTTTGGTTCTGAAGCTGATCTGACTGTGGGTTAGCCTTCGCCAGATGGCCGATTAGCTGCCCGAATTCACCCACAGAGCGATCCAGTAACAGAGGCAGATGACTTGCAAAAGAAGAGCCTTCTGCATTTGTGATCAGGGTAGCAAAGCTGTGCTCTTCGATAAATCGGTGCAGTGTCTTCAACTCCGTTTCTGCAAACGAGGATGGTACGTACATGAGAGTAGTCCTGCAGCGAGAGATTCAAGGTTTACTGTCAACCGGTTATGACAGTGAAAGAGTACAGCAGGTTCGTCTGACTATCAATTCCCATACGATTTCTTTATTTTGAGAGGGTGAGCTGACATTTCTTTCAGCGGACATCCCATTGAATAAAGGAGTGATTCCACATGCCGTTCATCGATATCAAATCCGTTAAACCACTGGAAGTTCTTCCCGGTTGTAAAATGCGAACTCCTTTTGGAGAAAATCTGATGCTCTCTTATCTGGAGATGGATGAAGGTGCGATTGTGCCCCTGCATCATCACCCTCATGAGCAGGGGGGGATGTTGCTGAAAGGCAAACTGGAACTGACGATGGGTGACGAAGTCCGGGTTGTCGAAGCAGGTGCCATGTTTATCATTCCTCCAAACACGCCTCACCAGGCTGTTGCCGTCGATGGCCCTGCTGTTGTTCTGGACGTATTCAGTCCGGTGCGGGAAGACTACGCGGAACTGTTTAACAAATATATTCCAGTATCAGGCGATGATGCCTGAGCGGTTCATTGTTGCTGCTGGGCCTGTTGTGCTTTGAACTCTTCTGCTCGCTGGTGAAGTTCTTCGGTGGTGAGCTCTTCAGTCTGAGTTGCGATGTGCCAGCTGATACCATAGGGATCTTTCACTGACGCGCCCCGTTCTCCATAAAACATGTCGGCGGGCTCACGCAAGCTTGTTGCGCCTGCATCAAGGGCTTTCTGATAAGTTGCATCGACGTCGGGCACATACAGATGAATGGCTGCGGTAGTCTGCCCCCATTCCTCACAGGCATCGGCTACTTCGAGCATGGAATCACCAATCTGCAGTGCCGCGTGCCCGATTTCATCGCCATGCCGGGAAATTAGGATCGGGGTGGCATCAAACACCGTTTGCAGAAATTCGATCATTTCAGCTGCCCCTTCCACAAGCAGGTAGGGAGTAATGGTGTGATAGCCTTTGGGGATATAGGGAGTCGTCATCGGATCTCTCCTTCCTCGGTTGATTGAAATTGAATCTGAAAAGGGTATATTCTCAAGCAGCAGAGTTTGATGCCGATAAAAGCCCATTATACAATCAATGGTTCGAGACCCATATCGGTAACTTCAAATTTTGCGTCGATTGAATGCAGACAGCGGTTCCTTTCAATTTGGGGAAAACTTCTAATGCGATTATCGTTCGTTATCTGTGTTCTGCTTTTATCGATTAATTCAATCAATGCTGCTTCACGACCGAATGTGATTCTGATCATGAGTGATGACCAGGGTTACGGCGAACTCTCCTGTCACGGGAATCCGATTTTAAAAACGCCTCATCTGGATCAGCTGGCTGCAGAGAGTATTCGGCTGACCGATTTTCATGTCGCCCCCATGTGTACGCCAACGCGGGGGCAACTGATGTCCGGGCTGGATGCATTTCGGAATGGGGCAATGAATGTCAGCAGTGGACGCACTTTGTTACGCCCCGAACTGAAAACCATGGCTGATCTGTTTCAGGCAGCCGGTTATCGGACAGGGATCTTCGGCAAATGGCATTTAGGCGATAATTACCCGTTTCGTCCGGAAGATCGAGGTTTTCAGGAGACTCTCTGGTTTCCTTCTTCGCATATAGGGGCTGTGCCTGATTTCTGGAATAATGATTATTTTGAAGATACCTACACGCATAATGGAAACAGGGAAAAATTTCAGGGCTATTGTACTGATGTGTTTTTTCGTGAAATGACCAGGTGGGTCTGTTCGCAGGATTCCTCGCAACCCTGCTTTGCCTATCTGCCTTTGAATGCGCCGCATGGTCCCCACTTTGTTCCCGACCAGTTTCGCAGACCCATTGAGCAGGCTATAGAGAAAAATGAATCGCTGGTTGCCCATCTCTCAGCAGCAAAACGTAAGTCGCTGGTCAGCTATCTCGCCATGTGTGCGAACATTGATCAGAATATAGGTAAGCTTGATCAGGAGCTGAGAAATTCCCGATTGCTTGATAATACGATTGTTGTCTTTCTGACCGATAATGGCAGCACGATGGGGCCGGATTACTTTAATGCCGGTATGCGAGGCAAAAAAGTCACACTCTGGGAAGGCGGCCATCGCGTTCCCTGTTTTATTCGCTGGCCGGCCGGCAAGCTGGGGGCACCTCGCGCTCTGAATGACTTAACCCACGTGCAGGATCTGCTGCCGACTTTAACCGAATTGTGTGACGTTCCACAGTCACTTCCCCGCCTGGATGGCATCAGTCTGGTACCCAGATTGAGAGGTGCTGTGAAGTCTTTGCCAGACCGGATGCTGGTCATCGACTACAGCCGTATGCCTTTCCCCGGAAATAAGAAAAGCATGTATCTCTCTCAGCCACGCAAAGAGGGTTCAGCGGTGCTGTGGAAGCGGTGGCGCTGGCTGGAGAACAGGGAACTCTATGATCTCACGACGGACCCGCTTCAGCAGAAAAATGTTGTCGCGGAATATCCGGAAGTTGTCAAAAAAATGCAGGCACACCTGGATCAATGGTGGAGTGAATTAGAGCCCACTGTTGCAGTCCCGCAACGGGTCATCGTCGGACATCCGTCAGAGAATCCTGCGATGCTGACAGCGTGTGAATGGCTGGATGTCTTCGTTGATCAGCAAAGGCAGGTACGGCGGGGAGTCAGGAGAAATGGTACGTGGCATTTAATCGTAGATCGCCCTGGCAACTATCAGTTTGAACTGCGTCGCTGGCCGCGAGAGAGTGGTTTGCAACTGACGGAAGGAACCCCTGCACTCAAAGTAACCGATGGACTGCTTGTTCAAGGGGTCGCTTTACCGGTCACAAAGGCAAAAATTAAAATTGGAACATTCACAGCGACTGCAAATTCAGATTCTAAAGCGGAATCGATTACTTTTACTACTTCATTAGAGAAAGGGCCCGTCGAGTTAACGACCTGGCTACTGGATGGGCAGGGGAAAGAGATTTGCGGAGCCTATTATGTCTATGTAAATCGTCAAAGTGACTGATTTCGATCCGCATTTTTTTCAGTGGTATTTTTAATGGTCTGAGCAAACGATTCCAGATGTCGGACGTTATCGCAGAATGCAGAGTATTGTATCTGTTGACGTATCGACTCGGTCATGCCACGACCGCCTGCAACAAAAGCAACATCCAGTCCAAATTCATCATAAAGTTCTGTGTATTCACGGATGAAATTCTGATCATCAATGATATGGCTGACACTGAGCCAGAAGATACGTGGACGATGCTGCAGGATCGCGGCTCTCAGGGTCGCGAAAGGCAGGTTTGTTCCCAGCGAGACTGCATTCCATTTTGAATCTCTCAGTACCAGTTCGACCATTGTTGTCGGCAGACTGTATTGATCACCCTCGGGGGTCCCGCCGATTGCCACCGGTGCATCTGCTGGAGGATTTGGAATGAGAGTCCGTAATTCATGTAGTACCCGTAAGGAAACTTCACAGCCATACCGTTCCTGATAGACCTCTGCTTTTCCGCATTCCCAGCGATCACCAATATTGCTGAAAGCTTTGGCAATTACCAGGTCACAGATGGAACTGATGCAATGCTCCGCCAGATAAAGATCGAGAATGATCTGACGACACTGTTCCTCATCTCCTTTGAGGAGTGCTTCCGTAACCTGTTCTGCCGCTCGATCAATTACCCAGACCGTTTGACCGGTGGTAGAAGGAAGTCCCAGCACTTCCGGACGAACCAGTTGATGCTTACTGGATCTGAGAAATTCGATCAATTCTGAGAGGGCGATTCGTCGATGTCCACCCGCAGTGTATTGAGTGGGAATGATTCCCTTGTCGCACCAGCGTTTCACGGAAGATTCACTGACCTGAATTGCTCGGGAGACCTGTTTGGGGGTTAGGAATACGCTCATTTTTACCATCTTTGATTGAACGATATGGTCGAATTAACGTCAGGGAACTTAATCACATATTAAAATCTTAGCTTGCAAACCGGTATATGACAAGGGTGATATTTGTAAGTCTCTATGGTTGCTCGATATAGGCTAACACACTCGAAAAGAACGATTTGAACGAATTTAGGGTTGTTTTACGAGAGGGTGATGGATATAGTTTAATCAGAACGTAATCAACGATTTCTCTTATTGGGAAGAAGACAATGGTCGTATGTTCAATGGAGTATGATGTTTGCCGGAATGAACGTTTATCCTGTCGTGCCCGCAAATTACTGGATCAGGAAATCGAGTTTATTTCCAACCCCTGTTTCGGTGACGCCAATCTGGAATCAGAGATCCCAGGTGATTTCGCTACCAGTTCTATGGGGGCGTGGGTTGATCCTGGTCAGGGAGCCAGCTCATCTGGCGGTAGTACAACGATCTCACGACTGTGTCGAGCGGATGTGCTTTCTGCTGAAGAGGAAAAAAAACTGTTTCGCAGTTTTAATTTTCTCAAATATAAAGCAAATCAATATCGATCACAGCTGGATCCCGACTGGGTCACTGAAGACCAGCTTGAGCTGATTGAGCAACTGCTGCATCGAGCTCAACTGGTGCGTGATGAAATTCTGCGTCGCAATATGCGGCTGGTTGCCTCCATCGTCAAGAAATGTACAACGACAGGTGTTTCATTTGACGAGTTGTTCAGCGATGGTTGTCTGACAATGTTGAAAGCCATTGATAAATTTGACTATTCACGGGGATTTCGTTTCAGCACTTACGCATATCATGCGATCTCAAATTTTGCTTATCGAAAAATAGCCAATCGCAAAAAAGAACGTGCAAAGTACAAGCAACTGCCCCCGGAACAATCTATGGAAGAAACCGGGGCAGTAAAAAATCCCTTGATGGGAACCGATACCTGGGATGAGCTTTCTGAATTGCTGAATCAATCGATTGACACTCTGGATGAACGCGAGCAGTTGATTGTGAAAAGCCGGTTTGCCCTGGGAAAGCATCGCAAGACACTGACCTTTCAGAAACTGGCGGACCAGTTGGGAATATCCAAGGAGCGAGTGAGACAACTGGAGCAGCGTGCAGTTGCGAAATTAAAAGCCGTAACACAGGGGACCCGGCTGGAACTGATTCGTGATCTGGTCTGCGATTAGATTCAATCACGAAACTTCTGAGGAGAAGCCAGATGCAAAATCTATGTTATGATCTGGAAGCATTTTACGATGGGGCCTGTCCACTCTGTCTGCGGGAAGTCAAACTGTTAAAACGTCTGGACCGCCAGAACAGGATTCAGTTTACGGATATCTCCAGCCCGAATTTTAAAGCAGCGGAATATGGTATCACGCAGCAGCAGTTCATGCAGGAAATGCATGCCCGCCTGCCAGACGGTTCCTGGATTACCGGAGTTGAAGTCTTTCGACGTCTTTATTCTGCAGTCGGGTATCGTTGTCTGGTCTGGCCTTCGCGTCTGCCTGGAATCTCACACGGTCTGAATTATCTGTATCAGATTTTTGCGAAGAAGCGATTGAGCCTGACAGGACGTTGTCAGAATCAGGATTCAAGCTGCCGCATTACCACTCATAAGTCTGAGGTCAATTCATGAAGATCGCCATCATCGGTGGAGGAATATCAGGACTCACGGCTGCTTATTTTCTACATCATCAACATGAAATTACGTTGTTTGAAGCAAATCAGTATATCGGCGGCCATACAAATACGATTGATGTCGAGATAAAAGGAGAACAGCACGCCGTCGACACAGGATTTATTGTCTTCAATCATCAGACGTATCCTCATTTTACCCGGCTCTTAAATGAACTGGGGGTCAAGTCGCAGCCGACCGAGATGAGCTTCAGTATGAAGTGCGGCCGATCGGGTCTTGAGTATCGGGGGGCTGACTTGAATGGATTTTTTGCACAACGTCGCAACCTGATCAATCCCCGTTTTTATCGTCTGCTGGCTGATATTCTCAGGTTTAATCGGCAGTCGGTTCAACTTTTAGAGTCTGAGGAAGATCAACTGACGGTGGGAGAGTATTTAAAAGCGAATGAGTACTCTCAAGAATTTATCGAACAGTATTTTTTACCCATGGGGTCGGCAATCTGGTCCTGTCCGGTTGGAACATTTGAAAAATTCCCGGTCCGTTTCATTGTCGAGTTTTATTTGAATCATGGGATTCTGGCGATTCGCGACCGTCCTGAGTGGCGTGTCATCTGCGGCGGTTCAAAGCAGTACGTTAAAGAATTGACCGCTGGATTTACAAAATCCATTCGTGTGAATTCCCCGGTCAATTCTGTGCTGCGTAATGAAAGTCAGGTCGATGTCAATCTACAGGATGGCTCGCTCGAACAGTTCGATCATGTGGTCTTCGCCTGTCACAGCGATCAGGCATTACGTATCTTGGGGAATCAGGCTTCGCCGATTGAACAGGAACTCCTGTCAGCTTTTCCTTACGAGAAAAATATAGCTCAACTGCATACCGATACATCGGTCCTGCCTGTTTCACGACGCGCCTGGGCCTGTTGGAATTACTTTATGCCGCGTGGGGAAAACCGGAAAGCGACTGTCACTTATCAGATGAATCTATTGCAGGGAATTCAGTCGAAGCATGTCTTTTGTGTTACCCTGAATGGGCAGGATCGGGTTGATCCCACGAAAGTGATTCGGGAAATCGAGTATGCTCACCCTGTCTTTACCAGCGAACGTGCAGCGGCGCAGCAAAGGCAGGCTGCGGTGATCAATCAGAATTCCACATCGTTTTGTGGAGCGTACTGGGGAAATGGTTTCCACGAAGATGGCGTGAACAGTGCCATGGCTGTCTGTCGCGAATTACTGGGAGTGACAGATCTATGGAAAGTGGTATCTACACGGGCTGGGTTCAACACAGACGCCATGCTCCCGTCGAGCACAGCTTTCGCAATCGAATCTTCCTGATGTATCTGGATCTGGCTGAACTCGATTCTGTTTTTAAAGGTCGATTCTGCTGGTCTACACGGCGAATGGCTCTGGCACAGTTCTGTCGGGAAGATCACCTGGGGGATCCACAGGTATCACTTGATGAATCCGTCAGGGACATGGTAGCTCAGTCAGGCAGAACCAGACCGGGTGGGCCAATTCGACTATTGACTCATTTGAGGTATTTTGGATTTGTGATGAACCCCGTTTCATTTTACTTCTGTTTCGATCAGCAAAATGAAAGTCTGGAAACGATCGTGGCTGAAGTGAATAATACTCCCTGGGGGGAGCGGCATTGTTATATAATTGATCAAGATCAGTTTGGGCAACAATTACAAAGGAAGCCCACAAGAAAGAATTTCCATGTCTCGCCATTTCTCCCGCTGGACATGGAATACTTCTGGCGGTTCACATTACCTGCAGAAAATGTGGCAGTTCATATAGAAAATTATCAGAACCAGCAACGGGTATTGGATGTGACCATGAGCCTGAAGCGACAGGAGATCACGACGTTGAACCTGCTGCGTTCCCTGGTCTCCTATCCGTTTATGATGTGGTATATTATTGCCGCCATTTACTGGCAGGCCCTGAGATTATGGTTGAAACGGGTGCCCTTTTATCCGCATCCGAAACAGCGAACTGCTTCAAAACAAGGTAATAGATCAAGGACACCATAATGCTGCAAAACCATCCTATCACACAGCAGGAATCGTCATCTTCAAAAATTGGAATATTGAATTCTACCTGTCGACAGTTGCTTTTAAAAAAGCTGAACGGGTTAGTTCGAGGACAGATCACACTGAGAGAAGGGACGCAATCTACTGTTTTTGGTAAAGATGAATCAGATTTACGGGTCGTAGTCACTGTTCATCACCCTCGCTTTTATCAGGCCGCAGTACGGGGGGGCGGGTTGGGTATCGCACAGGCTTTAATGGATGGTGACTGGTCCACGGATGACCTCACAGGACTCGTGCGGATCTTTATCCGAAACCTGGATGTGACCGACCAGTTTGAAGGGGGGCTGGCCCGCATGCGACAGGCTGTTGCACGCATGGGGCACTGGTTTCGAAGGAATACACGCATCGGCGCTGCTCAGAATATTCAGGAACACTACGATCTGGGCAACGACTTTTATCGTTTGTTTCTTGACGAAACGATGAGTTACTCCTGTGGCGTCTTTGAGCACTCTGATGCAACAATGCGGGAAGCCTCCGTGTCAAAACTGGATCGGGTTTGTCGACATCTGAATCTGCAGCCTCATGATCATCTGCTGGAAATCGGAACTGGCTGGGGAGGTCTGGCATTATATGCTGCACAGAATTATGGTTGTCGCGTAACGACAACAACCATCTCTCGAGAACAGTACCATCTGGCAGCAGAGCGTATTGATGCTGCAGGATTGTCGGGTAAGGTGAAACTGTTGTTAACGGATTATCGGGATCTGGAGGGACAATATGACAAACTGGTGTCGATTGAAATGATCGAAGCTGTGGGAGCCGAGTTCTTTGAAACCTACTTTCAAAAATGTTGTGAACTGCTGCGACCAGAGGGGATGATGTTTCTCCAGAGTATTGTGATCAAAGATCAGCGGTTTCAGGAATATCTTAAGAGTGTTGATTTCATCAGACGATATATTTTTCCCGGCGGTTGTCTGCCTTCTGTCGCCGCGATATTAGAAACCACTGCCAGGGTGACCGATCTGCGACTGTTGCGACTGGATGATATCGCCCCGCATTATGCACAGACCCTGCGTTGCTGGCGAGAACAGTTCCACGAACGACTCGATGAGGTGCGCGCGTTGGGTTATTCCGAATCTTTTATCCGGATGTGGAATTATTACTTCTGTTATTGTGAAGCAGCATTTGAAGAGCGGCAATGCAATACCGTGCAGATGTTGTTTGCCCGGCCTGATAGTCGGTTCGACCCG is from Gimesia maris and encodes:
- a CDS encoding arylsulfatase; this translates as MRLSFVICVLLLSINSINAASRPNVILIMSDDQGYGELSCHGNPILKTPHLDQLAAESIRLTDFHVAPMCTPTRGQLMSGLDAFRNGAMNVSSGRTLLRPELKTMADLFQAAGYRTGIFGKWHLGDNYPFRPEDRGFQETLWFPSSHIGAVPDFWNNDYFEDTYTHNGNREKFQGYCTDVFFREMTRWVCSQDSSQPCFAYLPLNAPHGPHFVPDQFRRPIEQAIEKNESLVAHLSAAKRKSLVSYLAMCANIDQNIGKLDQELRNSRLLDNTIVVFLTDNGSTMGPDYFNAGMRGKKVTLWEGGHRVPCFIRWPAGKLGAPRALNDLTHVQDLLPTLTELCDVPQSLPRLDGISLVPRLRGAVKSLPDRMLVIDYSRMPFPGNKKSMYLSQPRKEGSAVLWKRWRWLENRELYDLTTDPLQQKNVVAEYPEVVKKMQAHLDQWWSELEPTVAVPQRVIVGHPSENPAMLTACEWLDVFVDQQRQVRRGVRRNGTWHLIVDRPGNYQFELRRWPRESGLQLTEGTPALKVTDGLLVQGVALPVTKAKIKIGTFTATANSDSKAESITFTTSLEKGPVELTTWLLDGQGKEICGAYYVYVNRQSD
- a CDS encoding VOC family protein — protein: MTTPYIPKGYHTITPYLLVEGAAEMIEFLQTVFDATPILISRHGDEIGHAALQIGDSMLEVADACEEWGQTTAAIHLYVPDVDATYQKALDAGATSLREPADMFYGERGASVKDPYGISWHIATQTEELTTEELHQRAEEFKAQQAQQQQ
- the rny gene encoding ribonuclease Y, which codes for MLTEVAIGAALAFIVGVIIGYFIDRIRRGSAYQSYAQILKQAELDSENLLKSQKLEAKEELLKRREALEEEVNKQREELWSVEKKLSKRENALEDQQADFLKKEAMIQTTQSKLAARSKAVEAREQELERSLKKQQEELFKISGLDRETASQMLLDRLDNDLKNETGALIMKHQNELKQTCDKIARETIGMAVQRFASGHVAETTVSTVELPEEEMKGRIIGREGRNIRAFEKATGVDVIVDDTPGVVVVSAFDNVRRQIGKMSLQKLVNDGRIHPARIEEVVEETQKELEEYIQTMGQNACQEVNISGVNPKLIDLLGRLHFRTSYSQNVLRHSIEVSALTGMMAEQLGLDGTIARRCGLFHDIGKAADHEMEGGHPAVGAQLLKRYGESQEVVHAAAGHHDDIRPDYIYTVLVAAADACSASRPGARRDTLEKYVRRLEELETLVCGFPGVDHTYAIQAGREVRVIVDSDQVNDREAAKMCKDIAKAIEDTLTYPGEIRVTVMREARTVEYAR
- the tilS gene encoding tRNA lysidine(34) synthetase TilS gives rise to the protein MNQFIQTVKRGLLTCQQRIQDESNPAPNISSHQKSPAQRTLIAVSGGADSMALLRALKCLAQSSESLIPPDGLVIAHLNHGLRGTASDEDAEWLKQECRRLSLPCVTEKQELNQGPDSGLEEQCRTARYGFLTRVAIAEQCTQIAVAHTLDDQAETVLHHIIRGTGITGLRGIPQTRVLQQGLHLIRPLLQISREEVVEFLNVCGQEYRNDESNADTSFTRNRIRHQLLPLLKKEFNPNVVQSIQRLSQQAEEVTCVLNAEVDQILKAATLDQNQETWRLDCLVLQDSPDYLVRQCFLKIWQKMNWSRRRMGFDHWQRLQELTLSGQKLSLPDQVEAERRDKLLILRKRIDSHR
- a CDS encoding FMN-binding negative transcriptional regulator, which encodes MYVPSSFAETELKTLHRFIEEHSFATLITNAEGSSFASHLPLLLDRSVGEFGQLIGHLAKANPQSDQLQNQSLLMIFYGPHAYISPAWYESDHTVPTWNYQAVHVYGSCTLETDPAQLKRILDQYVAFYEATQPVPWSIPDSDIDFVDSLLPAIVGFRIQIERIEGKFKLNQNHSAERQQKVINALLRQTGENERAIAAQMQANLHQSGNDSPSRS
- a CDS encoding cupin domain-containing protein; the protein is MPFIDIKSVKPLEVLPGCKMRTPFGENLMLSYLEMDEGAIVPLHHHPHEQGGMLLKGKLELTMGDEVRVVEAGAMFIIPPNTPHQAVAVDGPAVVLDVFSPVREDYAELFNKYIPVSGDDA